Proteins encoded by one window of Rhodamnia argentea isolate NSW1041297 chromosome 6, ASM2092103v1, whole genome shotgun sequence:
- the LOC115748413 gene encoding probable WRKY transcription factor 33, protein MEANESSSSERGNATDSSSEGEKINGGGGGGGGGGGGGGGSGNGGSIAERRAAKCGFNAAASARIDTAAAGEAAASALASPCLTIPPGISPTALLDSPVMLPNSQSSPTTGTFSLATFPADSSMVHSASTTDGNKGSSSGQTCSFKPVGCSSPLSGFSALEDQGIGIDKQGFLLEDPKMDFEFQTEMSQEAAEKNGSFNSSSDAEVLSEMNLNAGCSGLQICSSDGAREKESVPEEDTQVEYAEEGDQKGTHTSGGTVRTSEDGYNWRKYGQKQVKGSEFPRSYYKCTNPNCQVKKKVERSLDGQITEIIYKGTHNHPKPQPIRCGLLRSAISLNEISEMDDGSGASIKVEGGSVWRNNQLGSKDVRLGPDWRPDGLEQTSSTSVLTELSGPLRTSQGKCAVAFESAQTPELSSTLASTDGDDEDGATQGSMSHGEDADDEEPESKRRKSDNSLSESNLPSRAVREPRVVIQIESDIDILDDGYRWRKYGQKVVKGNPNPRSYYKCTSAGCSVRKHVERASDNLKYVITTYEGKHNHEVPAARNSNLAPGGGNLSPAAVGAQANLAIPRNSGTNKPEAQVQDLPLFDRKPELHNEFLRSSLLTNFGNDMKFSASAVFPFKFPPLQSAIPCGSFGLNPTQGAIHQAGSIASLVPDLPLSLPYKFRPYPKVPVTSLFDGNHIGKPANSLQSALSGQRLKQNDMRFLTPKQEQRDDHLYDPCLPVVGPTNASSASIYHQILGSYPS, encoded by the exons ATGGAAGCGAACGAGTCCTCCTCGTCGGAGCGGGGCAACGCGACGGATTCGTCGAGCGAGGGCGAGAAGATCAAcggcggtggaggaggaggaggaggaggaggaggaggggggggggggagtgGGAATGGAGGGAGCATCGCGGAGAGGAGGGCCGCCAAGTGCGGGTTCAACGCGGCGGCCAGTGCGAGGATCGacacggcggcggcgggggaggCGGCGGCGAGTGCATTGGCTTCGCCGTGCCTCACGATACCTCCCGGGATCAGCCCCACCGCTCTGCTTGATTCGCCTGTTATGCTCCCTAATTCTCAG TCGTCTCCTACCACAGGAACATTTTCATTGGCTACCTTTCCTGCTGATAGTTCGATGGTGCACTCAGCAAGTACCACTGATGGCAATAAGGGAAGCTCCAGTGGCCAGACTTGCAGCTTCAAGCCTGTTGGGTGTTCCTCCCCTCTCTCTGGTTTTTCTGCTTTAGAAGATCAG GGAATCGGTATTGATAAACAAGGTTTCCTCCTAGAAGATCCTAAAATGGATTTTGAATTCCAAACAGAAATGTCTCAGGAAGCTGCTGAAAAGAACGGTTCCTTTAATTCATCTTCTGATGCAGAAGTATTGAGTGAAATGAACTTGAATGCAGGCTGCAGTGGCTTGCAGATCTGTAGCTCAGATGGTGCCCGAGAGAAAGAATCTGTTCCTGAAGAGGATACGCAGGTAGAATATGCTGAGGAAGGAGATCAAAAAGGGACACACACCTCAGGTGGGACAGTTAGGACTTCGGAAGATGGATATAATTGGAGAAAGTACGGACAGAAGCAAGTAAAAGGCAGTGAATTTCCTAGAAGCTACTATAAGTGTACAAATCCAAATTGTCAGGTTAAAAAGAAGGTTGAGCGTTCTCTCGATGGTCAAATAACAGAAATTATCTATAAGGGTACTCATAATCATCCAAAACCTCAGCCTATTCGATGTGGACTGCTTAGATCAGCAATTTCACTGAATGAAATATCAGAGATGGATGACGGCAGTGGAGCTTCTATTAAAGTTGAAGGTGGATCAGTTTGGAGAAATAATCAGTTAGGGTCTAAAGATGTTAGACTTGGTCCGGATTGGAGACCTGATGGTCTGGAGCAAACATCCTCAACATCTGTCTTAACCGAGCTTTCTGGTCCTTTGCGAACCTCACAAGGAAAATGTGCAGTTGCATTTGAATCAGcacaaactccagaactttccTCTACATTGGCTAGCACTGATGGTGACGATGAAGATGGGGCTACACAAGGAAGCATGTCACATGGAGAGGATGCTGACGATGAGGAACCCGAGTCAAAACGAAg GAAGTCAGATAACTCTTTGAGTGAATCGAATTTGCCATCCAGAGCTGTACGTGAACCAAGGGTCGTCATCCAGATAGAGAGCGACATAGACATACTCGATGATGGTTACAGGTGGAGGAAATATGGTCAAAAGGTGGTAAAAGGAAATCCCAACCCTAG GAGCTACTACAAGTGCACTAGCGCTGGTTGCTCCGTGAGGAAGCATGTGGAAAGAGCCTCTGACAACCTTAAATATGTAATTACAACATACGAGGGAAAACACAACCATGAAGTTCCTGCAGCCAGGAATAGCAATTTAGCCCCAGGTGGTGGAAATTTGTCTCCAGCTGCTGTTGGTGCTCAAGCAAACCTTGCAATACCTAGAAACTCTGGGACTAATAAGCCGGAGGCACAGGTTCAAGATCTTCCACTATTTGATAGAAAGCCTGAGTTACATAATGAGTTTCTGAGATCGAGTTTACTAACCAATTTTGGCAATGACATGAAATTTAGCGCTTCCGCCGTGTTTCCATTCAAGTTCCCTCCTCTGCAAAGTGCCATACCTTGCGGCTCTTTTGGCCTGAATCCCACCCAGGGTGCAATCCATCAAGCCGGTTCTATAGCCTCTTTAGTTCCAgatcttcctctctctctaccttACAAGTTTCGACCATACCCAAAAGTCCCTGTGACCAGTCTTTTCGATGGTAATCATATTGGAAAGCCTGCTAATTCACTTCAGTCAGCCCTTTCAGGACAGCGGCTAAAACAGAACGATATGAGATTCCTCACTCCAAAGCAGGAGCAAAGGGATGATCATCTGTATGATCCTTGCCTTCCAGTTGTTGGTCCTACAAATGCATCGTCAGCATCAATCTATCACCAAATCCTGGGAAGTTATCCTTCCtga
- the LOC115748420 gene encoding tyrosine-protein phosphatase DSP3-like produces MCLIHGEGDGEGEGEGEGITGLSLNPPTNFATVEEGIYRSGFPRPPNLPFLRSLQLRSIVYLCTEPYPEENHNFLRSQNIRLFQFGIEGKREPFVPIPQETVTEALKVLIDVRNHPVLIHCKRGKHRTGSLVGCLRKLQGWCLSSVFEEYQRFAGAKSRITDMRFIETFDVTWLRQCLYSIIYRYQGYSSNKRRLMYREESVHKTRIASS; encoded by the exons ATGTGCTTGATCCACggagaaggagatggagaaggagaaggagaaggagaggggATAACGGGGCTGAGCCTCAACCCGCCGACCAATTTCGCAACGGTGGAGGAAGGCATCTACCGATCCGGCTTCCCTCGTCCTCCCAACCTCCCCTTCCTTCGATCCCTCCAGCTTCGATCCATCGT ATACTTGTGCACCGAACCTTACCCAGAGGAAAATCACAACTTCTTGCGCTCCCAAAACATTCGTCTCTTCCAATTCGGGATCGAAGGCAAACGG GAGCCTTTTGTACCTATTCCTCAGGAAACCGTCACGGAAGCTCTCAAAGTTTTGATCG ATGTGAGGAATCACCCAGTTTTGATCCACTGCAAGCGTGGAAAG CATCGGACAGGTTCTTTGGTGGGCTGCCTCAGGAAATTGCAGGGTTGGTGTTTGTCCTCTGTGTTCGAGGAGTACCAGCGCTTCGCCGGCGCGAAATCCAGGATCACGGACATGAGGTTCATCGAGACATTCGACGTGACTTGGCTGAGGCAGTGCCTATACAGCATAATCTACCGATACCAAGGTTATAGTTCCAACAAGAGGCGGCTGATGTACAGAGAAGAAAGCGTACATAAGACTCGAATAGCCTCGAGTTAG
- the LOC115748416 gene encoding eIF5-mimic protein 1-like has protein sequence MSSKERPTLGGTRIKTRKRNIAAPLDPAAFADAVVQIYLDNAGDLDLVAKGVEASDLNFSRYGDTFFEVAFTGGRTQPGTTKPDEGERHPYSLIECEPKRELILPSVIYIQKILRRRPFLIKNLENVMRRFLQSLELFEENERKKLAIFTALAFSQKLSGLPPETVFQPMLKDNLVAKGIVLSFITEFFKEYLIDNSLDDLIAILKRGKVEENLLEFFPANKRSAEAFSEHFTKEGLVALVEYNERKVSDVKLKEMKSALTTQIAEEAAIAEVIESAKQQVKDAKLPDTEVVRMLWDVIMDAVQWSGKNQQQNANSALRQVKTWAELLNVFCTNGKLELEVMYKVQTQCYEDTKLMKLFPELVRELYDKDVLSEDIILHWFRKGSNSKGRQTFVKALEPFVNWLEEAEEEE, from the exons ATGAG CTCGAAGGAGAGACCCACTCTTGG TGGCACGCGGATTAAGACCCGCAAACGGAATATTGCAGCTCCTCTGGACCCTGCAGCATTTGCAGATGCAGTGGTCCAGATATATCTGGATAATGCTGGTGATCTG GACCTTGTTGCAAAGGGTGTTGAAGCTTCAGATCTCAACTTCTCAAGATATGGTGACACCTTCTTTGAG GTTGCTTTCACTGGAGGCCGTACACAACCTGGAACTACTAAGCCTGATGAGGGTGAACGCCACCCTTACTCTCTCATAGAGTGTGAGCCTAAACGAGAATTGATTCTCCCATCAGTCATTTACATACAGAAGATTTTGCGGCGGAGACCATTTCTCATTAAGAACCTTGAAAATGTCATGCGAAGATTCCTGCAGTCCTTGGAGCtgtttgaagaaaatgaaaggaagaagCTGGCAATTTTCACAGCCCTGGCATTTTCCCAGAAGTTATCAGGCCTGCCGCCAGAGACTGTCTTCCAGCCAATGCTCAAGGATAATCTTGTTGCCAAAGGGATAGTGCTTTCCTTCATAACAGAGTTCTTCAAAGAATATCTGATTGATAATAGCCTTGATGATTTGATTGCAATACTGAAGCGGGGGAAAGTTGAGGAAAATCTGCTGGAATTTTTCCCAGCTAATAAGCGCTCTGCTGAAGCTTTCTCTGAGCATTTCAC CAAAGAAGGGCTGGTAGCCTTAGTCGAATACAATGAGAGGAAAGTCTCTGATGTAAAATTGAAGGAAATGAAATCAGCTCTGACAACACAGATAGCAGAGGAAGCTGCTATTGCTGAAGTCATTGAATCTGCGAAACAACAAGTTAAAGATGCCAAGTTGCCAGACACAGAGGTAGTGCGCATGCTTTGGGATGTCATTATGGATGCTGTGCAGTGGTCTGGGAAGAATCAGCAGCAGAATGCAAATTCAGCTCTGCGCCAG GTCAAAACATGGGCAGAACTGCTAAATGTTTTCTGTACAAACGGGAAACTTGAGTTGGAGGTTATGTACAAAGTGCAAACTCAGTGTTATGAGGACACTAAGCTGATGAAGCTGTTCCCTGAGCTTGTGAGGGAGCTGTACGATAAGGATGTGCTTTCTGAAGATATCATCCTCCACTGGTTCCGCAAGGGGTCCAACTCCAAGGGACG GCAAACCTTTGTGAAGGCCCTGGAGCCGTTCGTGAACTGGCTGGAAGAAGCAGAGGAAGAGGAGTAG